AAACGAGTTCACATGATACGATAAGCTGTGGCAACCCACCaccgcagcttgaatattcaaattgGCTGCTGGCACGTGCTGCAACCCACCTTGGCTTATAAGCCACAGTgagctgtggtgatcatgtgaactcgGTCAATGAGAAAGCCCTGCTGGTAGAGGACATGGGGCGAATCTGCTTAACAGGCAGTTTCATCTGTCTCCTCCTTACAAGCCCCCTCCCTTTTTGTTTGGCTCGAATCTGTTTTATGAGGGTCAGGAGGCGTAAAACCTCATTATCTAACTCCATTGGATGTCAGTGtatgtgtgatgtggctgaatGCCAGGATCTTAATTAGGGAATTTATAAAGACAGAGGCCGGATGCCATTTCTTGAAAACTGCTTGTAGTCTTCCTGCAAGGGAGAATGCTTTTTTATTAATTCATTACAAAAGTTGTTTATTTAAAGAAGAATAAAAGAACGAACAAATCCAGCCCACATCAAGTGGCATCCCTCTGTTTTCAAGTCTGCCTCTCAGGCTCTTCACCCAGAGactgtataaataaataccagtaaTAAGCTTATATCTCTCTTTGGACTGACTTCTGTTTCCCCCTCCATACACCCACCCAAGGCTCTGTGTTTTGGGGCGTCTCCAGAGTTTCCCCAAATGAATCCATATTTCAGAAGAAATGGACGTTGTGCCTTATGGCACCCTCCCTTCTAGGGAGATGCCTCTGGCTTTGGCACTTCACAGCTTGCTCGTCTTAGACGAAGGGGGCCATCCGTCCTCTCTTCAAGTATGTATTGTAGCACCAAATAGGTGGCTGCGGAAAGGCATTACCAGAGTCGATTATGGGAACAGCTCTTGTTGTTGTGAAGTGGTACTAGATATTAAATACCTTTTAAGTAGCTGTACTCCTTGCTCTGTGAAAGGATGAGAAATCTTTTGAATCAGCTTGCCTGCACAATGGATGTGGCAATTGCGCCTGCTGCAATTGTATTGGTGTTATACCAGTGTTCCTTGCAGCAAACACATCAAGTGTGAATGACAGACAGGCATCCTTTAACACTCAACGCCAGTGTATAGACATCAGGGGACTGTGGCACAGTCAGGGCTCCCTGGTGCATCTTCCATTTACATTGTACTCTTTTCCTGTGAGAAATGCTAGGGCAGGCATGAGCTGCATGTGGCCTACTAAGGTTGTTTGTGCGCTCCCCCAGTTGCAGCCACCACTATGCCACTGAAAATCATGGTTGTACCACTTTAACGATTCTGCAGAGGAACTGGGTGAGTGGGGATCGCACACCCTGTTCCTCTGCCATGTGGGGCTCCCCACAGCCCACGAAGCAAGCTGGAGggagcctgattttgctgggattCCACCACTGCCACCCCCTCTGGCAGAGGCACAGCCACTTCTACTGCTGGCAGGGTGAGGCCCCCTGTAAGTTTCCGGGAAGGGCGGCAGTGCAGCCCCGCAACCCTCCAAAATTGGCCATCCTGGCACTAGTAGTGTAACActactgtgtgcaccagttgctggggaacatgggttggagggtgcagttgcaccatgtcctgctttgtgggtccttgtccgacggctggttggccactgtatgaacagagtgctggactagatggacccttggtctgatccagcagggctcttcttttgttcttaacacCAGTGTACCTGCAGAGACTGTGATTGCTGCATAAAGTGTGGAGCCAGTCTCTGCCCTTCAACACTTCCTGCCTCCGTGGTTGCCTTTCTGCGCCTTATGCATCTTCTCCCCATTTCTGCTCACCCACTGGCCAAATCATCTGGTCTCCATCTGGTTCCCTGGCCTGATGATCTGCCAGTGACTTTAGAAGTAAATTGGGTGGCAAAAAGGCTCTTTGCCCCCTTCCTGTGCAAAATTAGTGAAATTTTCAAAGAGCAGCCCAAAATCACTAGTGCATCTGTGGGGAGACTGCAAAGAGGGTGAAAGTAAAATGGCCGTAGTCCCttagcagcaggttggggaacttTTGGACTCTAGAACctcagcttccccaacctggtgccctccagacatgttatactacaacacccagcatcccccagccagccatggctggctaagggatgctgggagttgtaagccaacaGGTCTGGAacgcaccgggttggggaaggcagtgctctagatgctgttggactgcaactcacatcaacccttcaccattggctatgttggctagggcatatggaagttggaagtccaaaaatCTGGTGGAGCAAGGCTGCCCTACACCAAAGCTGTGGCCATTTCTGACACCTTATAAGAAAGTGGGAGGTAAACCCAAAGCCAGCGCTTCCCATATCCATCACCATCGTGCCCCGTTTGGGGAATGAAGTTAATTAGTCTGTGTCTGCAAACCTGTGctcacttacttgagagtaagtgctgttgaactcagtgtgacttacttctgaatacatACGCAGTATCCCATTGTTTGTGACCCATTCAGTCTTTGGCTGAGATTGCCAAGAAAATGACTGGCAGGAATGAATGGTGTACCAGGGCTATTTTACAGTAGCCTATGCTGGCTTGCCTCATCTAAGCGTTCTTTAGTGGGAACAAAAGCTTTCCATCTGCAGCAGGATTCAGGTGTACAGCAGTTTCAAAGAGCACTCTGTGGAGAGTTTCCTCTGAGGATTCTGTAGGAGCCTTTTGGTTTCTCAAAGGCTTGTGGTTTTTGTACAGGGAAGAGACTCTTGGGAACTCCCTCCCCCCAGTCCGGCCcaatctctctctatctctctttccTACCCTGCCCACCCCTTTAACTAGGTGCAGGAGGTCTATTGGATTGAGAAAATATACTCTGGGGTGGCTGGCTTTTTAGCATTCAGGCTTGTCGTGCAtgttttacagttgcatagatgAGGGACATcagctttagggcacaatcctatacatgtttagacaaaacagccctacaactcccaccatgccccacCCAGACGTACTAGGAGTTGTAGagcttttccccctgtctaaacatgcataggatagtgccTTTCATGTTGAAAAGTTGTCTGACCCTGACCTAGCTCAAGCCTCAGGAATACGAAACTGAAAAATAGCGTTGAAATCCAGGATAACAACTACCGTGGTGGTTTCCAgtattccatgtgtgtgtgtgagatggttCATACTAGTCAGATGTTCTATTTGCAGCCTTCCTGACACTAAAGCAAGATCTGGATATTTGAAATTGGTAAcggggctggatgagggccaagaaacagAATATTCCAAATGGATTCTGGAACGTACGGCAATCCACCATGACTTAAGCCACAGTAGGCTGCAGCGATCATGTGAACTGGACCAGTGGCTGTATACGTCTTCTGTAGTAAAACAGTGTCTTGTGGCACATTGAAAACCACTGCTACTAATTGTTAATTATTATTCAACATCATCATTTGTACAAcacatttcaaatgttcaaagtgTTTCATATACCTTATGTTAGTAATCTTTGGAACAGATGTGTAAGATAGGTCAATACTATTTTTCCCCATCTCAGCATGCTTTTATTGCTATAAATTGGGTCCTTATGTCTTGATTTTTCTTCCCTGTGCCTTGCCTGAGGCTGGCTTTGCTTGCTTTCCTTGAGCAGAGTGTGAGGATTGCTAATTAGCCTAGAATTGAGCCATAAAGTGGTTAATCAGGGGATCAGTAGAATTGATTTCCCAGTGTAATTGTTGGAAGGGATGTCCTTCCTTAAGACTTCTTTTCTTCCTGGGATGGGCTTCTATGCAGCAATCGGAaaaatctctcttttttctctGGATTCAGTATATCTCATCAAGCTAATGGGATTGCTGACCCAGGTGGGCACTTGGCCTTTCTTAGCCCAGCTTCTGGCTGCTTGTGCACAACATTGCATGCAGTGCCAAAGAACTGGAAAAGGGAGCATGGGCTGAGTGGCCAGCTTTTTCATTCGCTTGTCAATCGGTACAAGCTCCCCATTCCAGTTCccctgcatgggaaggagccatCGCTCAATGGCAGCTGacttggtttgcatgcagaacgtcccacgttcaacctctggcatctccagtttaaaaggtTGTCCGGtagtagggctgagaaagacctctgcctgcaACCCCCAAGAGCTACTGCCACTTTGAAGAGGTGTCATGGGGAGAGATGGACCATCGCTCTGACAGCATAAAGTTGCTTCCTCTGTTCAGCAACAAACGCACCATTTCTATCAGATCCCGACAGAGTCTCTTTCCTGATGCTTCACCCAGAAAGGATTGCAAACCAGAGATTCCCCCTGGGCTCAGTATGAGCCGAATTCCCTGGGGCACTTCTTTTCCCTGCAGAGCCACCCCAGCTCGGAGGCAGTCTCTCCATCCTTGAAATCCTTGATCACCTGCGTTTGTGAGCTTCAGTGGTTTGTCTCCCTCTCTTGTCTCTCTATTTTACTGGAAAATAAATTAGCAGGCTAATTAGATGACTATCTTAAGCAGCCAGCAGTTGCTTCCTGCCAGAATGCCAGCTGAATACAAGATGATCACAGGCATTAAAAGTATCCACTTGGGACTCTGAATTGCCCAAGTTAATTTGCCTGCTCCACCTGGGGCAAGTCCCTGGGCCCCTTTCGGGTTTTGGGGAAGAAGATTGTggctgcatgaaaatgtgtaacaGTAGCAAAGGTAGTTCCTGATGCTGTCTTGTTTCCGGTAGGAAAATACAGGCAGCTGTCCCACCTGCATCCAAAGGTTTGCTTCTGCTGCATTTTACCTAAGCAATGGATATGAGTGTTAATTTCCCCATATTTTCATAGGGAGTCATGGTAGTGTGTATGATGTTAAACATTAACACAGGAAGAGTtcttctagatcagccttcctcaacctggggcgctccagatgtgttggactgcatctcccagaatgccccagccagctggctggggcattctgggagttgtagtccaacacatctggagcgccccaggttgaggaagtctgttcTAGATGATCTCCATGCAAAGAAAAAGCTGGGGAGAAGAGGATTCTATCTTTTCAAGCTGAACATTGGGAGATTGAAGACAGATAAAAAGGGAATGCTTCTTCATCCCATACATTTAAAATGGAATTTgttacaaggtgtagtgatggctttaaagggggatgagacaaatgcatggaggataaggctgtcagtggccACAAGTCACGATAGCTGAACACACACTCTTAATCTGCAGCATGAGTATGTATTTTGCTACAGATACATGGACTGAGAAGCAGCCATTTGCTTCCCAGTCTGTGTACAGGTGGCAAATGAACACTCTTGTCCTCATCTAGCTCTAGTTATGCACAACTAATAATGGTCCACAGATGGAGATATGTAATCTCCATCAACAAGTATATACATCCAATTCACGGGGGCCTGAATTATGATTACAAGGCAGATCCAGATGTACATCCAAATCAATTCTGTGTATGTGTAAACCTGCGTCTTTGCAACGGTCTCTTTTGCTGGATTGGGACTTCAGTCTTCAGAGGTTTTCAGTTTTTCCTATATGATTATCTGGGTAATGTAAAACTACTCTTAGTGGAATATTTTTTAATGCGACTGCTGATACTTTAATGCCAGCCTCGGGTTGATTTTATTGGGACTTGGATATCTAACTCACATTTCTGCGTTTTGAAAACCTGTCCCTTGATGCAACAACCCTTTGAAAGttttaggaacgtaggaagctgccttggacttggtttatttacagtatttttactCTGCTCTTCTGCCAAAAAAGGCTTCCAGATTAATAagacactgagtcagaccctttgtCCCTCTAGCCTAGTGTTGTcagcactgactagcagcagtccTCCAccgtttcaggcaggattttttttcctaatgctacttggagatgccagggattgaacctgggaccttctgcatgcaaagcaggtgttcgaTCATTAAGCTACAGGCCCTCCAAAAGGGGGACACTAATGGTAATTAATGTGAAACTCACCTCTTCCTTGATCTTTATGCTGTTTTGACCTCAACCTCTATTTCCAGTAGCAGTGGAGACGCACCACAAAGAAAACTTGCCCGATTGTTTAGGAATTCTCTGCCTTGGTGTGTTCTTGCcccattttcccccttttaatcaaagtttttttctgcctctccagAATGCTCCTATATATTGTGGCACTAAATACTACTTTAAGAGTAATGTCATGAGTAGGTTGAGCATCTAAAGCCCTGGTCAGCCACCAATTTTATTGGATGCCCCCTTTGAGGAAGAGATGCATAGTAATGGGCCAGGGCCTCCTTTCATCCCCCAAAGTGGATAGCTAGCAAGTTTAATTGCCATGGTAACCACTCCTTTCACACACCTCACTTGGCCCTGGATTGATAATAGGGTGGTGGCGGCGCAGGGCGGCTGAACTTATACTATAAaaccctaaacgacttgggaccaggattcctagcagactgccttcccttctgCCTTCCCCAGATGACACTTCAGAGCTTCAGAGGTGGTCTTGCTGATCTTTCCAGAATGAATAgcatgttgccatgaagaacctcgatggcagACTTTTTCTGGAGCGGcactcaccctctggaaaaccctccctcgtgcagcttgggaggtggaaaacataccatcctttaaacgcctcctgaaaacacatcttttcagacagactttctctgggctgtaactactgctgggtttattttggttttacatggtatttttacactcttaaagctttatattatgtcttGATTtgctgtgttttatgtttttaattgtcaactgcccagacaacctcagctattaggcagtataaaaatgatagatagatagatagatagatagatagatagatagatagatagatagatattgaggCCTGTGGCCaaaatttggccctctggggttcgCCAGATGAGCACAGCCGCTTCCTcttcccatcccctttccccaactgccaattGTTAGCtggtttttgcacatttttccccagctaaaaggttgaaatgtccctcctaaggcttagttcctggcagtcaGAGTTATCCATTAAAATATGATGGTAGTTTGGTCCTGCCCACCCTTGGAATGGAGCCCCCAAGAGTGTTTCTGagttgaattcagccctcgggctggaagaggttcagcaTCCCTGCAGTGGTGTATGGGGTGGTCTGGTATTCTTCAGGAATTGGATTATGGCCCTGAGATTTCCAGTCACTCATCTCCTATCTAAAGGGCTCCTTTTCTCCTTATTGTTAGGACTGCTAACAGGCTCTACCTGTTTTGTTTAAAGGGCTTGGAGGTAGTGAAAAATTAATCTGCAACTGTGTCTTCTGCCTTAATCCTGGTGGGATGGTGGGATAGCGGAAGCTGTCTTTGACAGAGAGTCTTATCATTCTGGGTGGGGTCTCTGTGTATTTCAGATAGATTGCCTGGAGGACAAGCTGTCCCACTGCAGGCAGGCCTTGGAAGAGTTGGATTTTAAGTTGCGGAGAGAAGAGCTGACTCCTGAGAGAAGGTACTTGTGGGGATCCTTTCCTGTTTCATGGAGCTGCAGCAGCTGTATGTTTCTCCTGCAAACCACTGGTGGGCGAGATGTGTCGATTGTAAACACCTCTGGACAGAGCAGAGATTTAATGAGCTCCCCCGGCTGCACTTTGCTTAAAAAGGAGACGGTTTGGCAGAGAGGAAGTGGAATGAGAGCcgaactgaatttggccctctgcCGCTTTCTTTGCCCCCACTGCCTGTGTGGACACACTCTGAGCCCTAATAGGCTTTTGATTTCTCCCTAGTCCCCGAGACAGTCCCTTTTTATACTGTCCTTCTATCCTTCGGTGTTTCCCTCCCATTAACATTTTGGAAACTTCTTaaagttcccccccccacacaaaagtATTTTCCCTCTGCTTTCTGGCTTCTTCGTGGATTATCTCATATTTGCTGGCCTGCTGCAGCCTAGAAATGCCAGATTTTGCAGCACCTTACCAGTTTTATCTTCTCTAAATGAAATATTCTCATTCCCAACTTCTGTAGTTACAATAATATGTATACAGCATACTAAAGTAAAATATAGATCATAGCATGGAATAGGCTTTTAGGCCATCTAGTCAAACCCCTCACTTGATACGGAAGATTCAGAACTAAAGAATCCCCAAGAGATACCTGTCCACCCTCTGTCCAAAGAGCCCACCACTCTTCTAGATAATTGGTTTCTCAGTCAACTGCTCTTACCATccagacatttctcctaatgttcatcTGAAATTTACCCTCCTCTAACTTAAGCCCGTTAGATttaatcctgccctctggagcagcgAAGAACGTGTctttgccctcttctgtgtgacctTTCAGGTATTCGAAGAGGGCTTCATGTcttctcttttccaagctaaacatatATGGTTCCTTCAACCTTTTCATGCAGGGTTTGTTTTCCATCCCCTGACCTtcttccttgccctcctctgaacccgttTCAATTTGTCTACACCCTTCTTGATATGCGGCACCCAGAATTcgacacagtactccagatgcGGTTGGACTAATGCAGAATAAAATGGAACGACTTCTTGTGACTTGGAAATATGGCACTGACCAAGTTCCCGAGTTCAGGTTGCACTGGAGGAGGAAATGAGCCGAGACGACGATCTTCAAGTTCTCCAGACAGTTCCCAGTCTGCAGGCACGGCTGTGTGTACTCTGtgctttaaaaaagggtggggggagcattgcatgtgtttgctgtttttgcacattttttcgtAGTTCTGTAGTCATGGGGAGTGGCAAGCTGCTGTGCAGAGCACAGCATGTCTCTCTTCTGGTCATTGGGCATCTTGAGCCAAACAGCTGCAGCCATGCAACACGTGGGAAGGAGAATGCTGAATCTTTCCCCTGCGTACTGCTTTTgtgcaattcacacacacactccgccccactgctcctccctccctggaaCAGCGAACACCTGTCTGGAGACCAAGCTAGGGGGAAGGGGCTAGAAAGGAGATGgcaagaaaggggggggaatttCTTGCGACTTCTTTGCTGAAAATTGTCCCCTCTGCTGCTTTGCAGCTATTTGATGAAGATGCACGTCTGCTGCCAAATGGGTGGTTCTGGCCTTATTCAGGTATTCCTTTGGCTTTGGAGACTTCAACAGCATTTCCCCAGGTGCGCTCCAGCCCATTTGCTGCCGTAAGGACTAGCAACGTGctgtataaaaaaataaaagcagagatTTGCAGGAAGCTGCTTCACAAAGATGATGTCTTTTTCTAGTTGTAACGCTTTTACCCAAGTTCCTCTTCTCTTCCCAATCTTCTTACTTAGAGATATGGCAAAACGGTGCCTCTTATTATCATTCCAATATACCAGATGCTGTTATGCTGCTTTTACTGTTCCAGAAGCATATGCATGACCAgtgaagaaaaaaacccacctgtttCTTGACCAGTGGTGGAATTTGGATCTAGGCTATTCAAAAGCTGTGCCTGGGGATTAATACTGGATCTGCAGCACATTCAGTGATTAAGATTTAGGCCATTCAGCCCTAGAGAGAAGCATGCATTTTGATGTGCCTTGTTCCATTTGTGGTTCCTTGCTGTCTTTCCATAGCGCCAACAGTGTCTTGGGAATCTAATCCACATGTGTCACCTGCGGGGCCACTTCCTCCCACCCTTTTCTTAAGGAAGAACAAGAAACTCAGGCTGCCACTACTGGGGTTTCTTTCCTGCATAAACATTAGTTAAATGCATATGATGTAGTGTTCTTGCCCTGTGCATGGCCCAGTTCCCAGCCTGCATCACTGGCTGTTAGCAACAGGGCAGAGTAAAGCAGTGTGATGCACAGGGCATTAAGCCAGACCTGATGAAGAAGTGGAAAAGAGACCCCTGAGTGGAAAGGGTGCCATCCCTCTTAACATCTCGTTCGGCCCTAGGAGAAAGCACATCGTCCACCTGGAAGAGGCTGGTTAGTTTGGTCACTTATTGAACACATTGCTAAGAATTTGGCTGCCTTTCTAATCCTCAAAGCGTCCGCTGCAGTTTTCCCAATCTCTTTTCGTGCAGTGGGCGTTTAGAAGCTGCTTTAGAATTGGGTGGCTGTGTTTGTTTTCTAGCAGACTGATGTCTCTTTCCTCTGATGTACTTCTAAGCATCCTCCTCTTTTTGCATTTCCCAGCGTTAACACATCCTGTGCTCTTTCCTTAACTCTGCTCTGCAGTCTGGTTTGGCTCCATTTCCACCCTGGCTGCTTGTTTACTCTCCAGGGAAGCAAACCCTATTACACTCACTGCCTTTCCCAACTAGACCACAAAGCAGCTTGCTCGGAACTGGCGGATAATTTGCTGGTGCATGTTTATTTCTAGCCACACGGAAGCTGCTGTAATGGAGCTGTTGCTGCAGGTGCTACTTTCTGGCCATTTGTTTCATCCGCATGCTTTAAACTATGGATTAGTTAATCATCTTGTGCACAGCTAACAGTACAAGCCTTGGACTGGCTCCAATCCTTGGAAAAGGTAACAGAGCTGttagaacagcttttcccaacctggcgtcctccagatgtgctggactacagttcccatcatccctggaatGAGGCTAGATTATCCAACCTGAtgtgaaagagctgggcatgtagaatcatagaatagcagagttggaaggggcctacaaggccatcgaatccaaccccctgctcaatgcaggaacgtTGTACGTGGAAGTAAACTTAAGATTTTGCACAATTGGCTACACAGAAGTGAATTCCAATCAAGACATTTCATTTTGGATGAAGCAGCGTTGAACCTCTGATGGAGGtttgaggagaggaaaggaaagggcaaGAATATTTCCTCTGAGGAAAGAGTACCTCTGGGGAACTTCCTTGTATTCAAGGTGACCCCCCCTTCTTGTTTTAGAACCCTGTAGAAGGGGGCAGACTTAGTTGTTGCTCTCACAAACAGCAAATAAAGTAGTAAATTCATGCCTGGACTATACCACATCAGATTGTAAATGGAGAAATCACATAATGTTCCTGCAtggagtttaaaaaacaaaactcttcACAAGTCTGAGAGAAGACAAGACTAGGACCCTTCCCCGGGACATACCCATTTTTGTGTGGAGAAGCGTTCAGTCATACGAGCGCCCACCAAACATAAgatcatcagaagagccctgctggatcagaccaagggtccatctagtccagcactctgttcacacagtggccaaccagccgtcggccagggaccaacaaagcaggacatggtgcaacagcaccctcccacccatgttccccagctggttggagtggtacagtccagacacaggTTTGCCACCTAGTCTGCAGTTTGTGAGAACTAACTTGAGTTTTAGTCTATGTGCCAGAGGACCCTCTCGAGTAGGGATGGGAAGACTTTTGTTTTACTTGACTACTTCTTCCAGATTGTCTAACCATCTTCCTCACATCCTTGCAGAGAGtcactggagagagagaaaaacctgcTAGCAACCAAAGCTGAAGCTTATGGTAAGAAATGCATTCTAGTAGATTTGCAGCTTTTAGGGATGCTGCTGGAGGATCGTGGGGGCTGCTGGTGCCAGGAGCACATTTCTCCAGCTCTGGCTGgtgtgccagctgtgccctttcctaGGAAGGCCTCCCAGCCTGCTCATCTTGAGCGTTTTACAGATACTTCCCGTGTTGTTCAACTGTCCTTCCACTATCACTAGCTTAATTTTCAAGGGGCAGCAATGGTAGAGCATCATTAGAATTTAT
This sequence is a window from Elgaria multicarinata webbii isolate HBS135686 ecotype San Diego chromosome 4, rElgMul1.1.pri, whole genome shotgun sequence. Protein-coding genes within it:
- the CCDC167 gene encoding coiled-coil domain-containing protein 167: MSEKQPETMSVAQQIDCLEDKLSHCRQALEELDFKLRREELTPERRESLEREKNLLATKAEAYEKELKVLRRENRKIVVLSAAIVLLVVVVYTCWTM